AAACATTCCCATCATTATTGCAAATAAGAAGTGGCTTGGAGCTCATCCTTGATTTAATTAAACCTTAAACCCTTCAGTCACTCTTGTTGCACGTCTCACTCCTGTCTCACTGTCCTTATAGATGTCCTGCTCTATCCTGACATACTTCCAAAGCTGACTTTCTTATACAGTACTGCATTTTTTATTGACATCCTAATATATGTTTTGCATAGATCCACAGACGCAGTGCAAATCCTTCTGACCTTCATTATAGTTCTTTATCAACACTCTCAAGGCCAACATTAAGTTTGAAGAGACATGAACAATACTGCTGCTCAATGGTCACCATATTGCTTCTTATCAGGGTTTGAATCAACTGTCTCCACAACTCATTTCTTTAGATTCATATTATGGCTCATCAACTTTATCCCTCTGTAGCTCCTACAGGTCTATACATCCCCCttgattttgaaaatattgagaTCTGCTTGTTTAATTTGGCAAATGTTTGTAATCCCATTTATCCAGCCTTGCTACTGACACTGGATGTACACTGGCTTGTGGCCCACTttggcaaacaaacaacaataaaaaaaacactataatctaaacatttttaaaaggtgaGAATGATTTACCCTGGTTATTCTTGTTCACACAAATTTATCTTGCTTTGTGTTGAATATTGTGATTCTTTAATGTGACAATTTCATAGAGGAAAAAGTGTAACTGTGTGACCAGTCACCAGAGATTTCATCTTTAGAGGGAGCACCACTATCATAAGAACTTTCCACAGTcctaaaatattcagtttgcACTTGTTGCagatgttaaaacaacaaaggtaGTGTCTGTAAATTCAGGTTAGAAAAATACTGTCAGTATAGATTGGATATTAATGGATTTTTGTAGAAATTACCTGTTTAGTGATTAAACAGTTACAACAACTATTATGGAAAACGAGGTAAATATTTCTTATATAACTCTGTGCGGGTTTGTGGAATTAAACAAATACaggtatttatattttacaattaTGTTTACaatatatgttttaataatttgtgGTAATTCTATCATTGTGTATCTGATCTGGTCAAACAAAAGCCTTCACGAGCCCATGTACATCTTCATTGCAGCTTTGTTAGTTAACTGTGTTTTAAACAGCACTGTTGTTTATCCAAAGCTCCTGGTTGactttttatctgaaaaacaaatcatatcATATTCAACTTGTATCTtccagttttttatgttttatacttTAGGTGGTGCAGAATTTATTCTGTTGGCAGTGATGGCTTATGACAGATATGTGTCTATATGTAAACCTCTGAGATATCACGCTATTATGACAAACAACATGGTGAATACTTTTCTGATTTTAGCCTGGTTTTTACCTGCTTGTCATATTACAGTATCAGCAACCCTGAGTGCTAAAGCTAAACTATGCAACCTAACTTTGAATGGTATAATGTGTAACAATGCAGTTTTCACACTTCAGTGCATGAGATCAAAACCACTAACTGTATTTGGActtattaatttaataaatcttaTACTATTTCCAGTGCTCTTTATAATTTTTACATATgcaaagatatttattttatcttatcaaaactttaaaacattaagagGAAAAGCTGCTGAAACCTGCATACCCCACTTGTTGGTTATAATTAACTGCTCTTATTTATCTGCATATGATGTAATTAAAGCTCGAGTGGAGTCTGATTTTCCTGTAACTGCTCGCTTTTTAATGACAATGCAATTATTTGTCTCTGATCCTTTGTTTAATCCAGTCATATACGgactaaaaatgaaagaaatttctaaatgtctaaaacttttctttttaagaaaatcCTAATTGCAAATATGTcggaatttttttaaaagtaattctATTTAGAGAGTTCAAAAATGCAatctgtatttgttgttttgtttatgactgCACACAATTaagtgttttcactttttttttacttataatAAACATGACACACTGTTCTCTCCTATGTCTATGTGTATAGGCTGCCCTTATAACCTAAAAGTATTGTATAAGTAATGGTGATACTGGCCCTGTTTACTTGGTATTGGATTGATATCAAACTTTGCTGCATCACACACCTCTACTTGCCAACTGGCCCCCAACAGTTAGAGCTCAGTGAGACTCTACCAATACAGACTCACTCACTTGGCCTGTGTACTCTTTCCTCCACATTCTTAACAAAGCCACACCACTCTTTATTGCATTGTACCAATGCATTTCAGTGTATTTCAACGTAACGTGGGCCTGGTTCGGATTGACCTGTTGTTCAGTCCAGACTTTAAGAATTGCTGCACTAGATAGAGTTATTCAGTTTCTCCTGTTTGTGCCTAATGCGATGAATGTTTGATTGCAGTCTAACTTAACATAAATGCAcataaaagtgacttttttggttgtttttaaatacttttttcaaATCTAATTATGTGCGGACATAttacatttttagtttaaaaaaaagtgaacactTTCTAAGTGTATTAAAAGATTATATTTTACATGTGATGGTAGTTTTAGCAGAAATTcagatgttaaaatgtttttttttctagcataTTACATAaatttaatagattttttttttcttaaattgaaTTTTATGAGGATTTTGTTGAGATTTTTTGTACGATTTTCACTGAATATCATGTTTCTTTTGAATTGTGTGCTTATAATGTGACGTCATATTAAACTATAGGCTGTTCTTcatatcttctttttcttggtGTGGAACCACACATTCCGAGTGATTAACTTTCTCACTGTCAAATCTTTGTAAAGAACTGAAGCTTATAAGACTTGCAGTTcccttggatgtttttattcatgatcACTACAAAATGaccttcttttaaaattaaattaaaaaaagaaaaaaaccttcagtgtcaaagtgaaactacatttttacagagtaataccaaaaAGTGTGGTGATACCCATCCATATGCAGAAAATGAGATGAAGGAAGGACGGAAGGGTGAAGCCTTTTTCTCACATGTGAAAGCTCTCGTTAAAACAGGTGCACCCGGTCAGTGTTGTCCAATAACAGATCGCTTTTACCTTATAGGAATTCAATAATTGGATTACTTAATCTATTTACCCTTATGATGCATCAGAACTTAACAGCTTAAGTGGATTTCATTATTACATGGAATTCTCATCATGCTGTTTATGACCAAAAAATAGGAAACCAAAATTTGTCTGTTAATTTttcattacaaaaataatcCAGATCAAAATTTagaatcaacaacaaacaacaacaaaattgaCACAACCAAAATAAACAGACAGTATGATTTTTGGAAATTATATTttaaggaaaaactgaaataattaatttgaATATGATTTTTTACCATATAATTTACTGAAAGTGACAATTAATCATTTAATAATTTGAATTAAGACTTTGATTATCAGCTTATCTGAAATTTAAGAATTTTTTTGTGCAGAATGTTTgattaaaggggacctattatgcaaaattcactttttgcatgtttttgtacttccatttgagtgtctactgcttctagaaacagtccaagctcaaaaaaaacccaaaaaatcacccagccgttttttgacaataagtaaatattttctggTGTCtacaaaacgacctgtttcaaaaaccttgggattgttgcatcacaatccctgttacctagcaaccccaagctgagcccagcccctcacctaacAACCCAAGTGgagaaacacgtctctgttaaagtcacggcaggtttgtctaaattACCACTAgtactatgttaataaaagagaaaaaaagttgaaaaaccCCCAGTAAAAACAATCCGAAACTCAAAGCCTCACAGGTTAACTTTGTGTCTGTCCACTATTACGTCCGGGGCGGCTGTGGGcccagaggaggaggtggaggagaggaga
This genomic stretch from Kryptolebias marmoratus isolate JLee-2015 linkage group LG6, ASM164957v2, whole genome shotgun sequence harbors:
- the LOC108245128 gene encoding olfactory receptor 2F1-like, with the protein product MENEVNISYITLCGFVELNKYRYLYFTIMFTIYVLIICGNSIIVYLIWSNKSLHEPMYIFIAALLVNCVLNSTVVYPKLLVDFLSEKQIISYSTCIFQFFMFYTLGGAEFILLAVMAYDRYVSICKPLRYHAIMTNNMVNTFLILAWFLPACHITVSATLSAKAKLCNLTLNGIMCNNAVFTLQCMRSKPLTVFGLINLINLILFPVLFIIFTYAKIFILSYQNFKTLRGKAAETCIPHLLVIINCSYLSAYDVIKARVESDFPVTARFLMTMQLFVSDPLFNPVIYGLKMKEISKCLKLFFLRKS